The Deltaproteobacteria bacterium genome contains a region encoding:
- a CDS encoding 2-oxoacid:acceptor oxidoreductase family protein — protein sequence MGQRYEMRFSGLGGQGIILAGIIMAEAASIYGGKNASQSQSYGPESRGGASKSEVIISDEEIDYPKATSIDAMLAMTQEACTKYYKDIKDGGILLVDSDEVKNIPSGNFKAYSFPITTIARNELGKTIVANIIALGMITEITKIISHEALERAVLARVPAAFLDLNKKALQIGFDKAKGFKV from the coding sequence ATGGGACAGAGATATGAAATGAGATTCAGCGGTTTAGGCGGCCAGGGTATAATTCTGGCTGGTATTATAATGGCAGAGGCCGCATCAATATACGGCGGCAAGAACGCTTCGCAGAGCCAGTCATACGGCCCTGAGTCAAGGGGCGGCGCATCCAAGAGTGAGGTTATAATAAGCGATGAGGAGATAGATTACCCAAAGGCAACCAGCATTGATGCCATGCTTGCCATGACACAGGAGGCATGCACAAAATACTATAAGGACATAAAGGACGGCGGCATACTGCTTGTGGATTCAGACGAGGTAAAGAATATTCCCTCCGGAAATTTCAAGGCCTACTCTTTTCCTATAACGACTATTGCAAGGAATGAACTTGGCAAAACCATAGTTGCCAATATAATTGCTTTGGGTATGATAACCGAGATTACAAAGATTATCTCCCACGAGGCGCTTGAAAGGGCGGTACTCGCACGGGTTCCTGCCGCATTTCTTGATTTGAATAAAAAAGCCCTTCAGATTGGTTTTGATAAAGCAAAAGGATTTAAGGTATAA
- the hisF gene encoding imidazole glycerol phosphate synthase subunit HisF — protein sequence MLAKRIIPCLDVKDGRVVKGISFVQLKDAGDPVECAKAYEEQGADEMVFLDITASYEKRNIIIDIVERTATEVSMPLTVGGGIRTLEDIKTLLRAGADKVSINTTAVEDPEFVKKASERFGSQCIVVAIDAKRREALVPAWDVYTNGGRKDSGLDAVSWAKRVEVLGAGEILLTSMDRDGTKEGYDIALTSSISEKVGIPVIASGGAGSLEHLYTAFKEGKADAVLAASIFHFGEFTIPQTKRFLKEKGINIREEY from the coding sequence ATGCTCGCCAAACGTATAATACCCTGTCTTGATGTAAAAGACGGCCGAGTCGTAAAGGGTATAAGTTTTGTTCAGCTTAAGGATGCAGGAGACCCTGTAGAATGTGCCAAGGCATATGAAGAACAAGGGGCGGACGAGATGGTCTTTCTGGACATAACCGCATCCTATGAAAAAAGAAACATTATTATTGACATTGTTGAAAGGACAGCCACAGAGGTTTCTATGCCGCTCACAGTTGGCGGCGGCATAAGGACACTGGAGGATATAAAAACCTTACTTCGGGCAGGCGCGGATAAGGTGTCAATCAATACCACAGCCGTAGAAGACCCGGAGTTTGTAAAAAAGGCGTCTGAAAGGTTTGGAAGCCAATGTATTGTTGTTGCCATTGACGCAAAGAGGAGAGAGGCGCTTGTGCCAGCATGGGACGTCTATACCAACGGCGGAAGAAAAGACAGCGGGCTTGACGCGGTTTCCTGGGCAAAGAGGGTGGAAGTGCTTGGCGCAGGCGAGATACTCTTGACCAGCATGGACAGGGATGGCACAAAGGAGGGATACGACATAGCTCTCACATCAAGCATATCAGAGAAAGTTGGCATACCTGTTATTGCATCAGGCGGCGCAGGCAGCCTTGAGCATCTTTACACCGCATTTAAAGAGGGAAAGGCAGATGCTGTGCTTGCAGCCTCTATATTCCACTTCGGCGAGTTCACCATCCCGCAGACAAAAAGATTTCTTAAAGAAAAGGGGATAAATATAAGAGAAGAATATTAA
- a CDS encoding 2-oxoacid:ferredoxin oxidoreductase subunit beta, producing MSTQAAIATVPYKEKKPFDYSSYMRKGKLPHLWCPGCGHGIVMKSLLRAIHATGIPQDDIAMVSGIGCSSRTPGYLDFNTLHTLHGRAIAYATGLKLVKPKLKVIITTGDGDALAIGGNHFIHACRRNMDMVILVYNNYIYGMTSGQSSPTTPQGMIATTAKYGSIEPTFDTCNLAKAAGATFVARGTAYHCQELEKTIYDAIMHKGTAVVDILDSCPTYYGRFNKMKSASEMMEKVEKEGTVSVAQAAKMTPEQLQGKLLRGVLHKTERPEYCEEYEKLMAKAQGK from the coding sequence ATGTCTACACAGGCTGCAATAGCAACAGTTCCTTATAAAGAGAAAAAACCCTTTGATTATAGTTCTTATATGAGAAAAGGCAAGCTTCCGCATTTATGGTGTCCTGGATGTGGGCACGGAATAGTGATGAAGAGCCTTTTAAGGGCTATCCATGCAACAGGCATTCCGCAGGACGACATTGCCATGGTCTCCGGCATAGGCTGCTCCAGCAGGACGCCGGGCTATTTGGATTTCAACACACTCCATACCCTTCACGGAAGGGCCATTGCTTATGCAACAGGGCTTAAATTGGTAAAGCCAAAACTTAAAGTGATTATAACAACCGGAGATGGAGATGCATTGGCTATCGGAGGGAATCATTTCATCCATGCATGCAGAAGGAATATGGATATGGTTATTCTGGTTTACAATAATTATATCTATGGTATGACCAGCGGACAGTCTTCGCCAACAACCCCTCAGGGCATGATAGCAACGACAGCAAAATACGGAAGCATTGAGCCGACATTTGACACATGTAATCTTGCAAAGGCTGCAGGCGCAACATTTGTGGCAAGGGGGACTGCGTATCACTGCCAGGAGCTTGAAAAGACAATCTATGACGCTATCATGCACAAAGGCACGGCAGTGGTGGATATCCTTGATTCCTGCCCAACCTATTACGGAAGATTTAACAAAATGAAGAGCGCATCTGAGATGATGGAGAAGGTTGAGAAAGAAGGGACTGTTTCTGTGGCTCAAGCAGCTAAAATGACCCCGGAGCAGCTACAGGGAAAACTTTTGAGAGGGGTTTTGCATAAAACAGAGAGACCGGAATATTGCGAGGAATATGAGAAGTTAATGGCAAAGGCGCAGGGGAAGTAA